The DNA window TTCCAGGTGAAGGTGCGGGGCTTCCGCATCGAGCTGGGCGAAATCGAGGCCGCCCTGCGCACCCACGGTCAGGTCCAGGACGCCGTGGTGCTGGCGCGCGAGGACGTGCCGGGCGACAAGCGGCTCGTGGCCTACGTCGTGGGCGACTTCATCACGGCCGAGTCGCTGCGCCAGCACCTCCTGCAGCGGCTGCCTGAGTACATGGTGCCTTCGGTCTTCGTGCCACTGGCCGCCCTGCCGCTGACGTCCACTGGCAAGGTGGACCGCAACGCGCTGCCGACACCGGACGCATCCCAGCTCGCGCTCACGCGCGACGTCGAACCGCCTGCGACGCCCACGGAGGCTCGGCTGGCGGAAATCTGGAAGGAGCTGCTGCGGATCCCCACCTTGGGCCGGCATGACAACTTCTTCGAGCTGGGCGGACACTCCCTGCTGGCCACCCAGGTCGTGGCCCGCATCCGCGACACCTTCGATGTGGAGCTGAACCTGCGCGCGTTCTTCGCGGCCCCCACCGTGGCGACGCTCGCCGAGCGGCTGGCCTCCACGACGCCCAGCCTCCGGCTCCCGCCCCTGACGCGCGCCGGGAGGGACGGAGCACTGCCGCTCTCCTTCGCGCAGCAGCGACTGTGGTTCCTGGATCAGCTCAATCCGGGCGACGTGTCCTACAACATGCCGTCCGCGCTGCGGCTGTCAGGGACGCTCGACGTCGAAGCCCTGCGGCGAGCCGTGAGTGCCATGGTGGAGCGGCACGAAGCGCTCCGCACCACGTTCCAATCGGTGGCTGGCGAGCCCCGGCAGGTCATCCACCCTCCGCACGCCACGGTGGTGGAGGTGGTGGACCTCTCGGACATCCAGGACCGGGCCCAGCGGGAAGCGGAGGCGATGCAGTGCGCCACCCGGGATGCCCGACAGCCGTTCAATCTCTCCGCGGGGCCCTTGCTGCGCGCCACGCTGCTGAAGCTGGAACCGTCCGAGCACGTCCTGTTGCTGTGCCTGCACCACATCGTCTCGGACGGCTGGTCCCTGGGCGTGCTGGTGCGTGAGGTGACCACGTTCTACGAGGCCTTCCACAACGGACACCCCGCTGCCCTGCCCGAGCTTCCGGTGCAGTACGCCGACTACGCGGTGTGGCAGCGCGGGTGGCTCCAGGGCGAAACGCTGAAGGCGCAGCTCGGCTGGTGGAAGTCGCAGTTGGCCGGTGCGCCCCATGCGCTGGAGTTGCACACCGACAAGCCCCGGCCCGCGGTGCTGCGTCACCACGGCGCGGCGGTGCCGGTGCAACTGCCCCAGGAGCTCGCGCTGATGCTGGATGCGCTGGCGCAGCGTGAGGGCGTCACACCGTTCATGCTGCTGCTCGCGGCATTCCAGTCGGTCCTGGCCCGTCATGCCGGGCAGGACGATGTGTTGGTCGGCTCGCCCATCGCCGGCCGGCGCCACGCGGAGACCGAGCCGCTCATCGGCTTCTTCGTGAACACGCTGGTGCTGCGCGCCCGCCTCACGCCCGCGATGACCTTCCGTCAGTTGCTGGCGCAAGTCCGTGACACCACGCTGGGCGCGTATGAGCATCAGGACGTGCCCTTCGAGCGGTTGGTGGAGGAACTCCAGCCCTCGCGAGACCTGAGCCGCACGCCGTTGTTCCAGGTGATGTTCGCGTTGCAGAACACGCAGGTCCCCGAGCTGACCTTGCCCCAGCTGTCGGTCCGTCCCGCGGACGCCGACGACTCGGGGGTGACGCTGTTCGAGCTGAGCCTGGACCTGGCGCGTGCCCAGGATGGCTACGAGGGCGCGCTCGTCTACAGCACCGAGTTGTTCGAGCGCGCCACGGCGGAACGGCTGGCCACCCATCTCCGGCTGCTGCTGGAGCGTGCCGTGGCCGCGCCGGACCTGGCCCTCGCCACCCTGTCCCTCCACACGGAGACGGAGGAGCAGCAGTTGATGGTGGACTGGCACGACCTCGCGCCAGCCCGCGAGCGGGGTGCGCTCTTCCACACACGCTTCGAGCAGCAAGCCGCGCGCACGCCCGAGGCCCCCGCCGTGACACTGGGGGCGCAGGTGCTGTCGTTCGCCCAGCTCGACGCGAGGGCCAACCAGCTCGCCTCGTCCCTGCGCTCGCTGGGCGTGGGCCCCGAGGTCCGCGTGGGCTTGTGCCTGGAGCGCACGCCGGACGCCATCGTCGCGGTGTTGGCGGTGCTCAAGGCGGGGGGCGCCTTCGTGCCCATCGACCCGTCAGCGCCGGCACAGCGCAAGTCCTTCGTCCTGAAGGACAGCGACGCGTCCGTCCTGCTCACCGTCCAACCGCTGGCGGACGCCTGGAAGCCGCAGGTCCGGCATCTGTTGTGCCTGGACACCGGGGCGTCGAACCTGGCGTCACGGCCCACGGATGACGTCACGGTGGAGGTCCGCGGAGAGAACCTCGCGTACGTCATCTACACGTCCGGCTCCACGGGCACGCCCAAGGGCGTCATGGTGCAGCACCACTCGCTGGCCTCGCTGCACGTGGCCTCGAACCTCGCGTTCCACCTGGGGCAGGCGCCGGGGCAGCGGTTCAGCCTCAACGCGCCGCTCTACTTCGACGTCAGCATGGACCAGCTCGTCCATCTGGCGGACGGGCACTGCTTGTGCCTGCTGCCCGACGACACACGGAGGGATCCGGAGGCGATGCTGGCGTGGCTGGAGCAACAGCGCGTGGACGTCCTGGACTGCACGCCCGCGCAACTGACGCTTCTGCTCCAGGCCGGGCTGCTGGAGCGTGCCCACGTCCCGTCGCGGATTCTGTGCGCGGGTGAAGCCATGGACCCGTCGCTCTGGAGCCGCCTGGCGAACACGGAGCGCACGACGGCGTTCAACGCCTACGGCCCCACCGAGAGCACCGTGTACGCCACCTATGCGCGCGTGCAGCACAGCCCGAGTCCGGTCCCTGTCATCGGCAAGCCGCTCGCGGGGACTCGGGCATTCGTGCTGGATGCGCGCCAGCAACTGGCCCCCCTGGGCACCGCGGGCGAACTCTATCTGGCGGGGGATGGCCTGGCCCGAGGCTACCTGGGCCAGCCAGGCCTCACCGCGGAGCGCTTCGTCCCCCACCCGTTCGCGTCCACGCCGGGCGAGCGGCTCTATCGCACGGGCGACAAGGCCCGCTGGCGGCATGACGGCACGCTGGAGTACCTGGGGCGGCTCGACTTCCAGGTGAAGCTGCGCGGCTTCCGTATCGAGCTGGGCGAAATCGAAGCGGCCCTGCGTGCGCACGAAGCGGTCCAGGACGCCGTGGTGCTGGCGCGCGAGGACGTGCCCGGCGACAAGCGGCTCGTGGCCTACATCGTGGGCGGCTCCGCCACCGTGGAGGCGCTGCGTCAGCACCTCCAGCAGCGGCTGCCCGAGTACATGGTGCCTCCGGCCTTCGTCTCACTGCCGGCCCTGCCCCTGAACCCCAGTGGAAAGGTGGACCGCAAGGCCCTGCCCTCGCCCACGCTCGCGGACACCCGGAGCCAGGAGGCCCACGTGGCGCCGCGGGATGGGCTCGAGCTGCGGCTCGTGCGGACCTGGGAGCAGCTCCTGGGCGTGGAGCCCATCAGCGTGCGCTCCAGCTTCTTCGAGCTGGGAGGCCACTCGCTGCTGGCCGTGCGTCTGGTCGCGGCCCTGCGCGAGTCCCTGGGCCGGCCGCTTCCCCTGTCCGCGCTGTTCCAGGCGCCCACGGTGGAGCAGCTCGCCGCGCTCCTGCGCCGCGAGGACGCGGGACCGACGTCGTCACTGGTCCCGTTCGACGCGGGCCGGAGTGGAACGGAGGTTCCGTTCTTCTGCGTGCACCCTGTCGGAGGCAACGTCCTGGCCTACGCGGAGCTGGCCCGGCTGCTGGGGCCGGAGCGCCCGTTCTACGGACTCCAGGCGCAAGGGCTCGACGGCAGCACGCCGCCGCTGGGCACGGTGGAGGAGATGGCCGCCGCCTATGTGGAGGCCATCCGCACGGTCCAACCCGCCGGGCCCTACCTGCTGGGCGGCTGGTCCGTGGGCGGCGTCATTGCCTATGAAATGGCGCGCCAGCTTCGCGAGCGTGGCGACACGGTGGCCCTGTTGGCGCTCATCGACGCCTACACGCCCGCGGTGCTCAACGCCGCCGAACCGGAGCCCGACGCCGCGCAGGTCGTCTCCGCTTTCGCGAGCGACCTGCTGGGCATCGGGTTCACGGACCTGGCCACGCCGGACGCGTCCCTGTCACCCGAGGCCCAGGTAGAAGCGCTCTGGGAAGCCGGTCAGCGCGCGGGCGCCTTACCGCCCGGAATGGAGCCCGCGCACCTGCGGGCCCTGCTCCAGGTGTTCGAGGCCAACCTCTGGGCCGCCCGCCGCTACCAGCCGCCCGCGCTGAACCCGGGCCGGGTGTTGCGGCTCCAGGCGACGGAGGGTGCGGAGGGCCTGCCCGAGGACGGCGGCTGGAAGGCGCTCGTGGGAACCGGACTGGAGCAGCACGCCGTGTCCGGCGACCACTACAGCGTGCTGCGCGCCCCGGGGGTCCGCGAGCTGGCGGACCGGCTCCGGAGCGCGCTGAAGGTCACCACCGCGTGAGGAGGAACTCGACGCCCAGGCCTAGCTCCTTGAAGTACTTGGGCGTCCCTCGGATGAGCCGCCGCTCTCCCTCCGTCTTCTTGAGGAGGTAGACCGGCATCGTGAGGCGCACGCCCACCATCTCCGCCAGGTCCACGCCCAGGCGGGCCTCCGGGACCGTCAGCGCCCATTCATTGGGCTTGCTGAGGTAGCCCGCGGAAACGCCCAGTCCGGCGCGCCACCGGACGTACGGCCCCAGGTCGAGGAACGGAATCGCGCCGGAGAAGCCGTCCATGTCGGAGACACAGTCGATGTAGAGGCCCAGCGAGGCCCAACGGATGCGGGTGTCGTTGGGCACGAGCTGGTCCATGTCCCGCACACCCAGCCCGGACAGCACGGCGCCGAAGCGCCACTCATTGCGGCTGTAGGCGTAGTCCTCGCGTCCCTGCTCGGACGCCAGGAACGGAAGCTCCACGCCCACACCCACACCGCGCTGGCGCATGGCGCTGAGCGTCCAGACATGGTGCGGTTTCGAATACGTCAGCCACTCGTCCAGGAGCGCGGCGCCCGCGGGACGGAGCGGAATCTTGAGGTTGCCCCGCTGCTGCGTGACGAGGCTGTGGAAGGCGGTGCCCACGCGTTGGCGGACCGGGATGAGGTCCTCTCGGGTCCCCGTGGCTTCAATCCCCTCCATGACGCCTTCGCTGTACTGGTAGCCCACGTCGCCCAGCACGGTGAGAAGGTCGTCGACCTGTCCCTTCCGGAGCTGTCCCGCTTCCGCCTTCTGCGTCAGGGCATTGGTGGCCTGACGCAGCCGCCCCAACTGCGGCGTCGTCGTGCAGTCATTGCCCACGACGCAGCGGAAGCCGGCCGAGTCGATGCCCAGGACGTTCAGCACGCGGAGCTCACGATCCCTCAGGCGCTCCTTGCCGGCGCGAGGCACCAGCAGGTCGACGGCGCGCGTCGAGGTGAGCTGGGTCGACAGGAAGCGGATGGCGTCCTGCATGCCACGGTAGAAGTCGTGCTCGCGGAAGCGCCGGTCGAAGAAGCCCATCATCGCGAACTGGAACTCCGACGGGAGCACGGACGTGCGGCGAGGAATCTGGATGCGGCCCGACAGATTGATGTCGTGCTCCAGCGTGTTGAGCACGGCGCTGTCGCGCGCGGCGTTCAGCACGTTGCCCAGGTGCTGGAAGTAGGCTTCGTCCAAGGGGCTGCGGGAGCGATCCGGCCGTTCGGGCGGTGATGCCCAGTCCCAGGCGACCGCGTCCTGGTCCAGGTAGACGACGGGGAAGCGCTCGCGATTGAGCGTCGTCTCTCGCGAGGTGCTGCGCTCCACCCACCGCGAGCCGAGCCGCACCGCCAGGTCCACGGGGTTGTTGTTGAGCACGCCGCCGTCAATGAGCTTGAGGGACTCCAGGGGCCCCCATTGCGTCTGGTTGAAGAAGGAGACCTCGACGGGGACAGGCGGGAACGCGAGCGGAAAGGCCCCGGAGGCCTGCGGCGTGAGCAGCAGGTTCGACAGGGACACCTCGTGTCCGCCGTCGCCCGTTGGTTGGGCGCCCAGCGCCGGGTAGTATGCGAGCTCCTTCGGCTTCACCCCGATGTGGGGGAACGACGCGCTCGCCGCGCCCTCCATGAATGGCAGCCGGGCGGTGAGCTTCCCTTCGCCCTGCGTCATCACCTGGACGACCAGCTTCTCCGTCACGCGCTTCAGCTTGAACTGGGCGTCGGGTCCGCCCTCGCCGAAGGGAACTTCGCGCCCGCGCAGGTTCGTCACGGTGATGCCGTAGGCGAAGGTGCAGTCCTCCTTGAAGCGGGTCGTCTGGGCCTTCTTCAGGATGAGCTGCAGGGTGTCCTGCATGTGGGGCTCGCTGAAGAGGTGCGTGCCCTGAGGTGGCTCATTCCGCTCTTCGGGGAGCAGCCGCCCCAGGTCGAGCTGGTCGATCCACACGGTCCAGAAGAGGCTCTGCTCTGGAGACCACGTGGGCTGGGCGAACGCCGTGTCACACGAGGCCAGTCCCCCGAGCAGCGCGTTCACCGCCCCCGCCGAGGCGCCCGTCCACACTCGCGGCGCCGGGTTGCCCAGGTCTGCCTGTGCGCCTTCTCGCTGCGCGACGCTCCAGAACCGGACCAGCGTGGAGAGGAACCCCGCCTGATACGCGCCCAGGCTGATGCCGCCGCTGACGACCAGGGCCGGCGCGCTGCGCTCCGTCTCCTCGGCCAGGGCACGGGCCCGTGCGGGGTCTTCGATGTGCAGCGGCAGGAACGGCGTTCCCTCGGGGACGAGCGCGTTGTCCTTCGCGAAGGCGCCACCATTCGGCGGAACGGGCGGCACCTCGGGGCTCACCGCTGGAACGTCTTCAGTGACAGCGCTGGCCGGCACCTCGCCCGGTTCGGCTTCGGGTGGCGCCGCTTGCGCATCAGGTGGGGCGTCCACCGGCACGGGGTTGGCGGGCGTGGAGGAGTCCTCGGCCTCGGAGGGGGCCGGTGGGACGGCTTGCGCCTGCGCGGTGCTGGTGGCTGCGAGCAGGACCACGGCACAGGCACGAAGAAGGATTTTGGGCATTCGCGGGCTCAGATGAAGGTCGACGTTGAGGCTATCCCTCAATCCTGACCCTGATCCCGGAAGCCCGGCAACCACGGAAGGCACCGGGGAAGCTGTCGTCCCCGGCGCCCTGGGTTCAAAGGCCTACGACTTCTGCAGCTCGTGTGAGCTGTCGGCGGCGGCCTGCTCCGGCGCCGCGACGAACAGGGCGTCGCCCGTGCTGGACACCTGGGGACGCAGCGGCGCGGCCACGGACTCGTGGACCAGCGCGGGAACCGCCACGGGCTCCACGATGGCGGCGGCCTGGGCGCGCTGCGCGGCCTGCCGGCGGCGCCACACGAAGTAGCCGATGGCGGCCACGGCCAGCACGCCCATCACGGCGAACTGCCCTTCCTTGAACTTGGAGATCATCGTGTCCAGCTCGCCACCGAAGTGGAAGCCGAGCCAGATGAACACGGGCGCGGACAGCAGCGCGGCCAGGCCGTCCCAGAAGATGAAGCGCCAGTAGGACATGCCCACGGAGCCCGCGGTGAAGTACGTCACGGCGCGCACGCCCGGCATGAAGCGGGCGATGCAGACGATCTTCTGGCCGTGCTTGACGAAGAGGCCTTCCACCTTCGCGCGTTTCTCGGGTGTGACGATGCGGGCGAAGAAGCCACCGCCGCCTTCACGCCCCAGCCGCCCACCCAGCCGGCGGCCGGCGAGGTAGATGAGGCTGTCGCCAACGATGATGCCCGCGAAGCCGACCACCATCATGACCGATAGGTTGGCGGCCCCCTTGTGGGCCAGGAAGCCCCCGAGGATGAGGGAGATGTCCTCCGGCAGAGGGACACCCAGTCCGCAGGCCACCAGGATGCCGAACACCGTGGCATAGGCGAAGACGCCCTGAGAGTCGCCGAGGAGGTTGGTGAGAAGTTCTTGCACGCGTCGTCCTGTCCGTTCACGTCCGAAGGGCCCGCCCCGGCAGTCACCTGAGGCCGCCCCTCTAGCGCCCAGACATCAACCGGGCGCGGGTCGTCAAAACTCCGGGTCAACAAGGGGAACCGACCCCAAAAATCCCTGAAACCCGGCCTCTGCTTGGGCCCTCTTCGGCGCCCGTCGTCTCTACTTATTCTCCGACCGCCGCCTCCCGCTGCCCCACTGTCCCGACGTCTCGCTGCCCCTTCGGGCAGCCTGCCCACCTGGGTTCCAATCGTCCAGGAGGCCCATGCCACCTCGGCCCGCACCGCGGAATGAGGTGCGAGCGCTAGCCACCAGGCCCTACTCGAGACCCGCACAGCCAGCGCTGCCGCGCAGCTTAACCACCGCCCGCCCGGATGGCGTCTCCTTCAGCTCAGGCCGCGGGCGCTTTTCCGATGAGCGTGCGCAGCATGTCCCGGTTGTCCCGGGCCTTCTGGCCGAAGTGCGCGACGATGCCCATCAGCAGCTTCACGCAGGCCTGCGGCTTGGTGGCCAGGAGTTTCTGGAAATCCGCGGCGCGAATCTCAAGGGCCGACACGTCGGTGACGGCGGTGGCGGTGCACAGCCGCTCACCCTTCTGCACCAGGGCCAGCTCTCCCAGGGGCTCGCCGGAGCCGACCTCCCCCAGGGACACATCCTCACCTCCGGCGCTCTTGCCGCTCAGGCGCACGGTGCCCTCACCCACGATGAGGAGTGACTCCCCCGTCTTGCCTTCGGCGAAGAGCACGGTTCCCTTGGGGAACGCACGCGTGACGGCGACCCCGGCGAAAATCTGGATGCCGGTGTCCGTGAAACCCTTGAACAGCGGACACGCCTTGAGCGTTGTGGCAGGCACGAGAGCCATGGATGTGCTCCTAACACGCCCAGCGTAGGCTCGCGAGCGACTCAGCGGTCCGTGTGGTACTCGGCCGCGAGCAGCACGTAGTGCTGCGCGGACATCAAGAGGAACTCACGCTCCGTCTCGGTGATGGGGCGCTTCACCCGGCCCGGGGAGCCCACCACCAGGGAGCCTGGGGGAATCTTCGTGCCCGGCGTCAGCAGGGCTCCCGCGCCGATGATGCAGTCGTCCCCCACTTCCGCGTCGTCCATCACGGTGGCGCCCATGCCCACCAGCACCCGGTTGCCGATGGTGCACCCATGGAGGATGACGTGGTGCCCCACCGTCACGTCGTCCCCCACCGTGGTGGCGGACCTGCCGCTGGTGACATGAATCAGGGACAGGTCCTGCACGTTGGTGCGCTTCCCGATGCGGATGGGATTCACGTCCCCGCGCAGCACGCAGTTGAACCAGATGGAGGAGTCCTCCCCCACCTCGATGTCACCCACCAACTGGGCGGAGTCGTCCACGAAGCAGCCCGGGTGGACGCGGGGGGAGACACCTCGGAATGGCCTCTGGGGCATGGGGCTACGCCTCCGCGACGACGTGGAACGGCGCCTCGGCCATGGGCACCGGCAGCGGCTCCACCGTGGGGGGCTTGAGCAGGGCCACCTGCTTGCCCGCGAGCTGGTTGGGCGTGGCGCGCTCCACCTTCACCGTCACGAAGGAGCCCGCGGGGGCGTCCCCATCGAAGTTGACGGTGCGGTTCTCCGGCGTGCGGCCGAAGCGCTTGGTGGCGTCGTAGCGCGAGTGCCCCTCCACCATGACCTCCACTTCCGAGCCCACGAGCGCCGCGGTGATTTCGCCGCTGATGCGCCGCTGCAGCTTCTGCAGCCGCTCCAGGCGGGCAATCTTCACCTCGTGCGGCACCGGACCCCAGTCCTTCTCGCGCAGGGCCGCGCCCGTCTTGGGCCGCGGGCTGTAGACGAAGGAGAACTGGTTGTCGTAGCGGACCTGCTCGGTCAGCTGCATCGTCATCTCGAACTCCTCCTCGGTCTCCCCGGGGAAGCCGACGATGATGTCCGTGGTGACGGCGATGCCCGGCCGCGCCTCGCGCAGCTTCGCCAGGCGCTCCAGGTACTGCACCACCGTGTAGTCGCGGCGCATCATCTTGAGGATGCGGTCGCTGCCGCACTGCACCGGCAGGTGGAAATGCGGGGTGATCTTCGGCTGGACGCGGAAGGCTTCGATCAGCTCGTCGGACAGGTCATGCGGGTGGCTGGTGGTGAAGCGCACGCGCTCGATGCCGGGGACCTCCGCGGTGCGCAGCAAGAGCTGCGCGAAGGAGATGCCGCCCGCGTACGAGTTCACGTTCTGGCCGATGAGCGTCACCTCGCGCACGCCCACCTTCGCCAGGTCCGCCACCTCGACGAGCACGTCGGGGAACGCCCGGCTCACCTCGCGGCCACGCGTGTGCGGCACGATGCAGAACGAGCAGACGTTGTCGCAGCCCTTCATCACCGTGACGAACTCGGTGACCTTGCCGCGGGACGTCTCCGGGTCGGCGCGCGGGAAGACGTACTCCTCCGAGTTCACGAAGGCCGTCTCCACCACCCGCTCCCGCTCCGCGGACACCCGGCCGATGATGTCCGGCAGGCGCGCGATGTTGTCGGGGCCGAAGACGAAGTCCAGGTACGGCACCTTCTTGAGGAGCTTGTCCTTCTCCTGCTGCGCCACGCACCCGCCCACGCCAATCAGCGCGCCACGGCTGGCCTTCACCGGCTTGTACCGCCCCAGGGCGGACAGCATCTTGTCCTCTGCCTTCTCCCGGATGGAGCAGGTGTTGAGGATGATGAGGTCGGCGTTGTCCGGCACCGGCGTCGGCGCGTAGGACATCTGGCTCAACACCTCGCTCATGCGGAGCGAGTCGTTGACGTTCATCTGGCAGCCGAAGGTGTGGATGAAATAGCGCTTCATGGAAGAACCCTGAGCAAGTACGTGCCCTTATCCGATGGCCGGACGCGGAATGCAACCAGCCGCCCGCCCGCCTTCATCCCCGGCTGAGCAGGTGCGTCAGGCGGGTGTGCAGGTCCACCAGCTCCGCTTCGCGGGCCCGGAGCAGCACCAGTGCGTCCTCGCCGTAACGCCGCGCCAGGGCATTGGTTTCGCGCTCCTGCTTGGCCAGCTCGTCCTGGATGCGGCCCTGGAGCTCGTCCGCCGCGCCGCCCTGGAGCTGCCCCAGCTTGTCCTGGAGCTTGCGGACCGCCCAGCGCCGCCCGCCGAAGGCTCGCAGCAGCGCGCTGCCCTGCTCCGCCGTCTTGGGGTCCAGCCCGGACGCGGCCAGGGCCTCGGTGTGGGCCTTGGCCAGGGTCTCCGTTCCCTGCCCGGAGGCCTGGGCAAGGTAGGTCTGCTGGTAGCAGACCAGGGCGTCGAGCATCGCCGCGTCCAGCGGGGGGGCGGCCCAGCGGAGGGTGCGGTCGTCGGCGGCGGTGAGGTCCGTGGACGACTCCCGGTTGGGGACGTCCTGGAAGCCGTTGTCGTCGAAGAGGAAGGAAGACATGGGGAGGTGCCTTGCGGGGGGGGAATGGGCCCGGGACTACGCGGGCACGAGCTGGTCGGCGATCCGGGCCAGGTCCGACACGGAGGTGACGACGACGGCCTGGTGACAGTGCTTCTCGTAGGTGAGCATCTCGCTGTCGCCAATGCCCCAGTTGCCACGCTCCTCGGGGCAGATCCACAAGAGCCGCTTCGCCTTGCGGCGCAGGTCCTTGAGGGCCCAGGCGTTGTTCGCGTTGTAGTTGTTCCGCCCGTCGCCAATCACCATCACGGTGGTCCGGCGGGTGATGCTGCCCAGGTGGTCCCGGGTGAAGTCGGCCAGGGCGCGGCCGTAGTTGGAGTTCGCGCTCAGGGACACCGTCTTGCCCGCGGTGGCCATATCGATGGCGGCGTCGACCTCCAGGTCCTTGAAGTACTGCGTCACCTCGCCCACGTCGGACACGAAGACGAACGAGCGCACGCGGACGAAGAGCGACTGCATCGTGTGCATGAACAGCAGCATCATCCGTGAGGCCTGACGGACGGAGTCGGACACGTCGCAGAGCACCACCAGCTCCGGGCGCTCGGGGCGGCGACTGCGGAACTGGGGCACCATGGGCACCCCGCCCCACGGCAGGTTCCGGCGCAGCGTGCGCCGCACGTTGAGGGCGCCCTTGCGGTGCGAGCGCTGCTTCCGGATGAGCCGGCTGCGCAGCTTCTCCGCCAGGGTGCGCACGGCGGACTCCATCTGGTCCACCTCCGCCTGGGTGAGCAGGTGCAGCGGCTTGTCCGCGG is part of the Myxococcus xanthus genome and encodes:
- a CDS encoding patatin-like phospholipase family protein → MVLLAATSTAQAQAVPPAPSEAEDSSTPANPVPVDAPPDAQAAPPEAEPGEVPASAVTEDVPAVSPEVPPVPPNGGAFAKDNALVPEGTPFLPLHIEDPARARALAEETERSAPALVVSGGISLGAYQAGFLSTLVRFWSVAQREGAQADLGNPAPRVWTGASAGAVNALLGGLASCDTAFAQPTWSPEQSLFWTVWIDQLDLGRLLPEERNEPPQGTHLFSEPHMQDTLQLILKKAQTTRFKEDCTFAYGITVTNLRGREVPFGEGGPDAQFKLKRVTEKLVVQVMTQGEGKLTARLPFMEGAASASFPHIGVKPKELAYYPALGAQPTGDGGHEVSLSNLLLTPQASGAFPLAFPPVPVEVSFFNQTQWGPLESLKLIDGGVLNNNPVDLAVRLGSRWVERSTSRETTLNRERFPVVYLDQDAVAWDWASPPERPDRSRSPLDEAYFQHLGNVLNAARDSAVLNTLEHDINLSGRIQIPRRTSVLPSEFQFAMMGFFDRRFREHDFYRGMQDAIRFLSTQLTSTRAVDLLVPRAGKERLRDRELRVLNVLGIDSAGFRCVVGNDCTTTPQLGRLRQATNALTQKAEAGQLRKGQVDDLLTVLGDVGYQYSEGVMEGIEATGTREDLIPVRQRVGTAFHSLVTQQRGNLKIPLRPAGAALLDEWLTYSKPHHVWTLSAMRQRGVGVGVELPFLASEQGREDYAYSRNEWRFGAVLSGLGVRDMDQLVPNDTRIRWASLGLYIDCVSDMDGFSGAIPFLDLGPYVRWRAGLGVSAGYLSKPNEWALTVPEARLGVDLAEMVGVRLTMPVYLLKKTEGERRLIRGTPKYFKELGLGVEFLLTRW
- a CDS encoding Crp/Fnr family transcriptional regulator produces the protein MALVPATTLKACPLFKGFTDTGIQIFAGVAVTRAFPKGTVLFAEGKTGESLLIVGEGTVRLSGKSAGGEDVSLGEVGSGEPLGELALVQKGERLCTATAVTDVSALEIRAADFQKLLATKPQACVKLLMGIVAHFGQKARDNRDMLRTLIGKAPAA
- a CDS encoding DedA family protein, translated to MQELLTNLLGDSQGVFAYATVFGILVACGLGVPLPEDISLILGGFLAHKGAANLSVMMVVGFAGIIVGDSLIYLAGRRLGGRLGREGGGGFFARIVTPEKRAKVEGLFVKHGQKIVCIARFMPGVRAVTYFTAGSVGMSYWRFIFWDGLAALLSAPVFIWLGFHFGGELDTMISKFKEGQFAVMGVLAVAAIGYFVWRRRQAAQRAQAAAIVEPVAVPALVHESVAAPLRPQVSSTGDALFVAAPEQAAADSSHELQKS
- a CDS encoding gamma carbonic anhydrase family protein; this translates as MPQRPFRGVSPRVHPGCFVDDSAQLVGDIEVGEDSSIWFNCVLRGDVNPIRIGKRTNVQDLSLIHVTSGRSATTVGDDVTVGHHVILHGCTIGNRVLVGMGATVMDDAEVGDDCIIGAGALLTPGTKIPPGSLVVGSPGRVKRPITETEREFLLMSAQHYVLLAAEYHTDR
- a CDS encoding VWA domain-containing protein; the protein is MDARIVEFAEVLRQNGVRVSTSEVQDALRATSEVGLKDRNLFRSVLRTTLVKRELDVDTFNRAFEFYFSGAARTFEDIDKSLAQQLEEEGYLEGDLLKMVLIQMHQLLPEMSPLAQAVLMGDRARLAQIFRMASLQLDLSRMESPLQAGFFSRRMLAAAGADKARNDMKSLEDELRARGLTPEGVEIVSRHVAAAMRKIEDAARQEVKRQAEARIRRRTDSAADKPLHLLTQAEVDQMESAVRTLAEKLRSRLIRKQRSHRKGALNVRRTLRRNLPWGGVPMVPQFRSRRPERPELVVLCDVSDSVRQASRMMLLFMHTMQSLFVRVRSFVFVSDVGEVTQYFKDLEVDAAIDMATAGKTVSLSANSNYGRALADFTRDHLGSITRRTTVMVIGDGRNNYNANNAWALKDLRRKAKRLLWICPEERGNWGIGDSEMLTYEKHCHQAVVVTSVSDLARIADQLVPA
- the miaB gene encoding tRNA (N6-isopentenyl adenosine(37)-C2)-methylthiotransferase MiaB, which codes for MKRYFIHTFGCQMNVNDSLRMSEVLSQMSYAPTPVPDNADLIILNTCSIREKAEDKMLSALGRYKPVKASRGALIGVGGCVAQQEKDKLLKKVPYLDFVFGPDNIARLPDIIGRVSAERERVVETAFVNSEEYVFPRADPETSRGKVTEFVTVMKGCDNVCSFCIVPHTRGREVSRAFPDVLVEVADLAKVGVREVTLIGQNVNSYAGGISFAQLLLRTAEVPGIERVRFTTSHPHDLSDELIEAFRVQPKITPHFHLPVQCGSDRILKMMRRDYTVVQYLERLAKLREARPGIAVTTDIIVGFPGETEEEFEMTMQLTEQVRYDNQFSFVYSPRPKTGAALREKDWGPVPHEVKIARLERLQKLQRRISGEITAALVGSEVEVMVEGHSRYDATKRFGRTPENRTVNFDGDAPAGSFVTVKVERATPNQLAGKQVALLKPPTVEPLPVPMAEAPFHVVAEA